A genome region from Sphingobium sp. CR2-8 includes the following:
- a CDS encoding TonB-dependent receptor plug domain-containing protein has protein sequence MKISAFMTRVSRTALLSGVATIVAIPLAAAQTVPDPATQAVVEQPGTVAEEATPQANNAPDIIVTGSRIGRSGFTTPTPVTVLSADQLTKAAPSTIADSLRTLPALTATSGPQRASGTQGGGQSFLNLRNLGAVRTLTLLDGRRFVAASQFGTVDVNLLPAGLIQRVDVVTGGASAAYGSDAVAGVVNFVLDTRFEGLKGEISSGIADAGDNQELRGTLTGGLALADNRLHLLASAEYYRNKGILEGERDWARRGSNLINGPAGGPALIGAEDVRAIGSYGGLITTGNGGTAAQNAMFRALQFGPGGTVLPYSYGSYSTATQQIGGDGVNTELLQEINRPLERAAFFGRAEYDLTDKWSIFGEASYGTTNTRYSTSTNRHLATNLITIRRDNAFLPAQLRTMLAANPQVTSLSMIRWSIEGGLTDVSVDTKTDRYVAGFKGELAGLKVNGYYQHGRTKQQTDVINNEITPNFTRAVDAVVNPANGQIVCRSTLTNPNDGCAPFNVFGVGSPSAAALAYTRGVSRTDSTFKEDVAAINISGTLFEGWAGPISFATGGEYRKEQAQLSVDALSQAGAFLFANPQPWAGSYDVKEGYVETVIPLLKDQPFARDLEFNGAVRYTDYSTSGGVTTWKAGLSWTPISALRLRATRSRDIRAPNLSELFTSGRTQSATVVDPFRNNIRTSGIFITTTGNANLQPEKADTLTLGAVLQPAFIPGFSISADYYDIKINDAIGSLSAQQGVDQCFAGNQLACGFIQRDAAGNISALTAYPINLSTLETNGVDVELSYRVPLADDATSLSLRSVISYVGKLATTTPGSPSIDRAGEVGINANPHWRFNAQADFNRGNFNFFNQVRFIGGGRYDNTKGPAAVDLQDIKAQAYWDMRFAYKFEQLGKGAELYLNVQNVLDQDPPFAPGDGSIAVATNTQLYDTFGRIYRVGFRFKF, from the coding sequence ATGAAGATCAGTGCTTTCATGACGCGTGTTAGCCGTACCGCCTTGTTGAGCGGTGTTGCGACGATCGTTGCCATTCCATTGGCTGCGGCACAGACTGTTCCTGATCCTGCGACGCAGGCGGTGGTCGAGCAGCCGGGAACCGTCGCGGAAGAAGCGACTCCGCAAGCCAATAACGCTCCCGATATCATCGTGACGGGATCGCGCATCGGGCGCAGCGGCTTTACCACGCCCACGCCTGTTACCGTTCTGAGCGCCGACCAGTTGACCAAGGCCGCGCCGTCCACCATCGCCGATTCATTGCGGACGCTGCCGGCGCTGACTGCTACGAGCGGGCCGCAGCGCGCCAGTGGCACGCAGGGTGGCGGCCAGAGCTTCCTCAACCTGCGCAATCTGGGCGCGGTCCGCACGCTCACGCTGCTGGACGGTCGCCGCTTCGTCGCCGCCAGCCAGTTTGGCACGGTGGACGTCAATCTGCTGCCAGCCGGCCTCATTCAGCGAGTCGATGTCGTCACCGGCGGCGCGTCCGCAGCCTATGGCTCGGATGCGGTCGCAGGCGTGGTCAACTTCGTGCTCGACACCCGCTTCGAAGGGCTGAAGGGTGAAATTTCTTCGGGCATTGCCGATGCGGGCGACAATCAGGAGCTGCGCGGAACGCTAACCGGGGGCCTGGCTCTGGCGGACAATCGCCTGCATCTGCTGGCGAGCGCCGAATATTATCGCAATAAGGGTATTCTGGAAGGCGAACGGGATTGGGCGCGTCGCGGCTCCAATCTTATCAACGGTCCGGCTGGCGGCCCCGCGCTGATCGGGGCGGAGGATGTTCGCGCGATCGGCAGCTATGGTGGCCTGATCACCACTGGCAATGGTGGCACAGCGGCGCAGAACGCTATGTTCCGTGCACTGCAATTCGGACCGGGGGGTACGGTCCTGCCCTACAGCTACGGTTCCTACAGCACCGCAACCCAGCAGATCGGTGGCGACGGCGTCAACACCGAGCTCCTGCAGGAAATTAACCGTCCGCTGGAACGCGCCGCTTTCTTCGGCCGCGCAGAATATGATCTGACGGATAAATGGTCCATCTTCGGCGAAGCGTCCTATGGCACGACCAATACGCGCTATTCCACCTCGACCAACCGCCACTTGGCGACCAACCTCATCACCATCCGGCGCGACAACGCCTTTCTGCCTGCACAGCTGCGCACGATGCTCGCCGCAAACCCACAGGTGACGTCGCTCAGCATGATTCGCTGGTCGATCGAAGGCGGCCTGACGGACGTGTCGGTCGATACCAAGACGGATCGTTACGTCGCCGGTTTCAAGGGCGAACTCGCCGGACTGAAGGTCAATGGCTATTATCAGCACGGCCGGACCAAGCAGCAGACCGACGTCATCAACAATGAGATCACGCCCAACTTCACGCGCGCGGTCGATGCCGTCGTCAATCCGGCCAATGGCCAGATCGTCTGCCGGTCAACTCTCACCAATCCCAATGACGGCTGCGCACCCTTCAACGTGTTCGGCGTCGGGTCGCCTTCGGCGGCGGCGCTCGCTTACACACGTGGGGTTAGCCGAACCGATTCGACCTTCAAGGAAGACGTCGCCGCTATCAATATATCGGGAACGCTGTTCGAAGGCTGGGCTGGCCCCATCTCTTTCGCCACGGGCGGCGAATATCGCAAGGAGCAGGCGCAACTGAGCGTAGATGCCCTGTCGCAAGCAGGCGCATTCCTGTTCGCCAATCCGCAACCCTGGGCGGGCAGCTACGACGTCAAGGAAGGCTATGTCGAAACCGTGATTCCGCTGCTGAAGGATCAGCCGTTCGCTCGCGATCTCGAATTTAACGGTGCGGTTCGCTATACCGATTATTCCACCAGCGGCGGCGTGACGACCTGGAAGGCGGGCCTCAGCTGGACGCCGATCAGCGCGCTGCGCCTGCGTGCCACCCGCTCTCGCGATATTCGCGCGCCCAACCTGTCTGAACTCTTCACCAGCGGCCGGACCCAGTCCGCTACCGTGGTCGATCCTTTCAGGAATAATATCCGCACGTCCGGGATCTTCATCACGACGACCGGCAACGCCAATCTGCAACCGGAGAAGGCCGATACGCTGACGCTCGGGGCTGTGCTGCAACCGGCGTTCATTCCGGGCTTCAGCATCTCGGCGGATTACTACGACATCAAGATCAATGACGCGATCGGTTCGCTGTCCGCGCAGCAGGGCGTCGATCAGTGCTTTGCCGGCAACCAGCTTGCTTGCGGATTCATCCAGCGGGATGCGGCGGGAAATATCTCAGCGTTGACCGCTTATCCGATCAACCTGTCCACGCTTGAAACCAATGGCGTGGACGTCGAACTGAGCTATCGTGTGCCGCTTGCCGACGATGCGACCTCACTGTCGCTCCGCAGCGTCATCTCCTATGTCGGGAAGCTTGCGACGACGACGCCCGGATCGCCTTCGATCGACCGGGCGGGCGAAGTGGGGATCAACGCCAACCCGCACTGGCGGTTCAACGCGCAGGCAGATTTCAATCGCGGCAACTTCAACTTCTTCAATCAGGTCCGCTTCATCGGCGGTGGGCGCTACGACAACACCAAGGGGCCAGCCGCCGTCGACCTTCAGGATATCAAGGCGCAGGCCTATTGGGACATGCGTTTCGCCTACAAGTTCGAGCAGTTGGGTAAAGGGGCGGAACTGTATCTGAACGTGCAGAATGTCCTCGACCAGGACCCGCCATTCGCGCCTGGCGATGGATCGATCGCTGTGGCTACCAACACCCAGCTCTACGACACGTTCGGCCGCATCTACCGCGTCGGCTTCCGCTTCAAATTCTAA
- a CDS encoding MBL fold metallo-hydrolase: MRERNPLKAPAPKPMEVFDKVYSIGTAENNIWAIDTKDGIILLDALTTEQDAKNVIVKNMQTLGLDPKRIRIILITHNHLDHFGGAAYLKSLSGAKIAMSEADWTAKVKWGTLPVKSGDDFYLTDGQTITLGDQRMTVLLTPGHTPGTVSLLFPVTDKGMPHMASLFGGRDHRAMCRPSWNFAGRSIILPTTPT; encoded by the coding sequence GTGCGTGAACGCAATCCGCTAAAAGCGCCCGCGCCCAAACCGATGGAAGTGTTCGACAAGGTCTATTCCATCGGCACGGCGGAAAATAATATATGGGCGATCGATACGAAAGACGGGATCATTCTGCTCGACGCTTTGACGACTGAGCAGGACGCGAAGAACGTCATTGTCAAGAATATGCAAACACTGGGTCTGGACCCCAAGCGTATCCGCATAATTCTTATCACGCATAATCATCTCGATCATTTCGGCGGCGCCGCCTATCTCAAATCCTTGTCCGGCGCTAAGATCGCGATGAGCGAGGCGGATTGGACCGCCAAGGTCAAATGGGGCACTTTGCCGGTCAAGAGCGGCGACGATTTCTACCTGACCGACGGGCAGACGATCACGCTGGGGGATCAGCGCATGACCGTGCTTCTGACGCCCGGCCATACGCCGGGCACCGTGTCTCTGCTGTTCCCGGTGACGGACAAGGGCATGCCGCATATGGCGTCGCTGTTCGGGGGCAGGGATCACCGCGCGATGTGCCGTCCCTCCTGGAATTTCGCCGGTCGCTCAATCATTTTGCCGACTACACCGACCTGA
- a CDS encoding hydroxyacid dehydrogenase — MSKDIPTALIVGGQISPAAVAVAQARGVALTSCDPYPTPEQLIATANACGAKALIIRMGRVTAQALDAIPSLKIIAKHGVGVDGIDLGAAAKRDVPVVIAGGANAQSVAEQALALLLSVARSTAYLDRRLRAGAWDKSTYAGTELTGKSIGLIGLGVIGRAFLTLLAPFGMTVRVYDPYLSADRLPHGAQMVESIDTLLEASDIVSLHCPLTPDNCGLIDAAALGRMKDNAILINTARGELIDEPALVEALRTGVIAGAGLDTFASEPTGADHPLWTLDNVVGSPHVGANTHEARVRVGISCVEQIADYLDSGRIDPRNHVNAMANA, encoded by the coding sequence TTGAGCAAGGACATTCCCACCGCCCTGATCGTAGGCGGCCAGATTTCGCCAGCGGCGGTGGCCGTCGCTCAGGCGCGCGGCGTTGCGCTGACCTCCTGCGATCCTTATCCGACGCCTGAACAATTGATCGCCACGGCCAATGCCTGCGGGGCGAAGGCGCTCATCATCCGCATGGGTCGCGTGACTGCGCAGGCGTTGGATGCCATTCCCAGCCTCAAGATCATCGCCAAGCATGGCGTGGGCGTAGATGGCATCGATCTTGGCGCTGCGGCGAAGCGGGATGTACCGGTCGTGATCGCCGGCGGGGCCAATGCGCAGTCGGTGGCGGAGCAAGCCCTTGCGCTGCTGCTGAGCGTCGCCCGCTCGACGGCCTATCTTGACCGCCGTTTACGCGCGGGTGCCTGGGACAAATCCACCTATGCCGGGACCGAATTGACCGGCAAGTCCATCGGTCTGATCGGCCTGGGCGTGATCGGTCGCGCGTTCCTTACGCTACTTGCCCCCTTTGGCATGACGGTCCGGGTCTATGATCCCTATCTGTCGGCCGACCGCTTACCCCATGGGGCGCAGATGGTGGAAAGCATCGACACCCTGCTGGAGGCGAGCGATATCGTGAGCCTGCATTGCCCACTGACACCGGACAATTGCGGCTTGATCGACGCGGCTGCGCTAGGCCGGATGAAGGATAATGCCATCCTCATCAACACGGCGCGCGGGGAACTGATTGACGAACCCGCCTTGGTAGAGGCGCTGCGTACCGGCGTCATTGCCGGCGCCGGGCTGGATACTTTTGCCAGCGAACCGACCGGTGCGGACCATCCGCTATGGACGCTCGACAATGTCGTGGGGAGCCCGCACGTCGGCGCCAATACGCATGAGGCGCGTGTTCGCGTAGGCATCAGCTGCGTCGAGCAGATTGCGGATTATCTCGACAGCGGGCGCATCGATCCACGTAATCATGTCAACGCCATGGCGAACGCCTGA
- a CDS encoding MFS transporter — translation MTGASTLEMRTMRKVTWRLLPFLMLCYLLAFIDRANVGMASLQMNADLGLSSRVFGFGASLFFVAYFLMEVPSNLMLQKVGARFWIARIMVTWGLVSTCMAFVWDAHSFYVMRFLLGAAEAGFFPGVILYLTYWMPPAYRGRTLAMFAIAIPVSSFIGSPLSGLLLAMDGLGGLRGWQWLFICEGIPTVLLGFACLKMLTDRPAKAAWLADDERAWLAGALEVNAANKPLVDGSAWRLIRTPAFWAMVIACSGASAAGSVLGVWQPQLLKSFGLTDLQTGLVNSVPYGVAAIAMIFWGRHSDKTGERRWHTALPLLLIAVGTIGTFAVGGLAPTVLLLTLVLAGAYCFKGPFWSMASTWLSASTAAAGIAAINATSNLIGGGLMVNVYGLIHDATDSYVLALLPLAFLTVASAIAVLIVGRSVRSKASVIR, via the coding sequence ATGACCGGCGCTTCCACTCTGGAAATGCGGACCATGCGCAAGGTGACTTGGCGTCTGCTGCCTTTTCTCATGCTTTGCTATCTTCTGGCATTCATCGACCGGGCCAATGTGGGAATGGCCTCGCTTCAGATGAATGCCGACCTTGGCCTCAGCAGCCGGGTCTTCGGTTTCGGCGCGAGCCTCTTCTTCGTCGCCTATTTCCTGATGGAAGTGCCCAGCAACCTGATGTTGCAGAAAGTGGGTGCACGTTTCTGGATCGCGCGCATCATGGTGACATGGGGGCTGGTATCGACCTGCATGGCCTTTGTTTGGGACGCGCATTCCTTCTACGTCATGCGCTTTCTGCTGGGAGCCGCAGAAGCAGGCTTCTTCCCCGGTGTCATCCTGTACCTGACCTATTGGATGCCGCCCGCCTATCGCGGGCGCACCCTGGCGATGTTCGCCATCGCCATCCCCGTGTCCAGCTTCATCGGATCACCGCTGTCGGGCCTGTTGCTGGCGATGGACGGGCTGGGTGGTTTGCGAGGCTGGCAATGGCTGTTCATTTGCGAAGGGATACCCACCGTCCTGCTCGGTTTCGCTTGCCTCAAGATGCTGACCGACCGACCCGCCAAGGCTGCCTGGCTGGCGGACGACGAACGCGCCTGGCTTGCGGGCGCGCTGGAAGTGAACGCTGCCAACAAGCCGCTGGTCGATGGATCGGCCTGGCGGCTGATCAGGACGCCCGCCTTCTGGGCAATGGTCATCGCCTGTTCCGGCGCGTCGGCGGCCGGCAGCGTATTGGGCGTGTGGCAGCCACAGTTGCTCAAATCCTTTGGCCTTACCGACTTGCAAACCGGACTCGTCAACTCGGTTCCTTACGGTGTCGCGGCGATCGCGATGATCTTTTGGGGGCGGCATTCGGACAAGACCGGCGAACGCCGCTGGCACACCGCCCTTCCACTTCTGCTGATCGCGGTCGGGACTATCGGCACCTTTGCGGTCGGCGGCTTGGCACCGACTGTGTTGCTGCTTACCCTCGTGCTCGCGGGCGCTTATTGCTTCAAGGGGCCGTTCTGGAGCATGGCGTCGACCTGGCTGTCCGCCAGCACCGCCGCCGCTGGGATCGCGGCGATCAATGCCACCTCCAACCTGATCGGCGGGGGACTGATGGTCAATGTCTACGGGCTGATCCATGACGCCACGGACAGCTATGTGCTAGCGCTCCTGCCGCTCGCGTTTCTAACTGTCGCCAGCGCAATCGCGGTGCTGATTGTCGGTCGATCTGTCCGCTCCAAAGCATCTGTGATCAGGTAA
- a CDS encoding LacI family DNA-binding transcriptional regulator, which translates to MKSPRASSLADLAQIAGVSVATVSRSLSGSSVIARATRERIEKLAQEHGFQVNRAARNLRLGRTGAIGVVLPLGHETQQHLSDPFFMSLIGPLADALADRGYDLLLSRVIPTDGQWLDRIVDGGRVDGVLLIGQSDQIDTIERVAARYAPLIVWGAQVDGYAQLTVGSDNVAGGRMAADHLLAQGRRHLAFFGNPDIPEFAARHAGFRTALAQAGMDDGRLLPAHLTTQASYDAIRAFLADHPPIDGIVAASDVIAMSALRALGDAGLRVPGDVAVVGYDDVMVASQTTPPLTTIRQDVARGAALMVALLFDQLAGTPAVSACMAPQLVLRASA; encoded by the coding sequence ATGAAATCGCCCAGAGCCTCCAGCCTCGCCGACCTGGCCCAGATTGCCGGCGTATCCGTGGCGACAGTCTCGCGATCGCTGTCTGGCAGTTCCGTTATAGCGCGAGCGACCCGTGAGCGGATCGAGAAGCTTGCGCAGGAGCATGGCTTTCAAGTCAACCGCGCCGCCCGCAATCTCCGCCTCGGGCGCACCGGGGCGATCGGCGTGGTGCTGCCGCTTGGCCATGAAACGCAGCAGCATCTGTCCGATCCCTTCTTCATGAGCCTCATCGGCCCACTGGCCGACGCGCTGGCCGATCGCGGCTACGACCTGCTGCTTTCGCGCGTCATTCCCACCGACGGCCAGTGGCTGGACCGGATCGTCGATGGCGGACGCGTCGATGGCGTGCTGCTGATCGGCCAGTCGGACCAGATCGACACGATCGAACGCGTGGCCGCGCGCTATGCGCCCCTGATCGTCTGGGGCGCGCAGGTCGATGGCTATGCGCAACTGACCGTGGGGTCGGACAATGTCGCGGGCGGGCGGATGGCGGCCGACCATCTGTTGGCGCAGGGCCGCCGGCACCTGGCCTTTTTCGGCAATCCCGACATACCCGAATTTGCCGCCCGCCATGCCGGATTTCGTACGGCGCTGGCGCAGGCAGGCATGGACGACGGCCGGCTGCTGCCCGCCCATCTGACGACACAGGCATCCTATGACGCGATCCGCGCCTTCCTGGCCGATCATCCGCCGATCGACGGGATCGTCGCGGCGTCGGACGTGATAGCCATGAGCGCCTTGCGGGCGCTGGGCGACGCCGGGCTGCGCGTGCCGGGCGATGTGGCGGTGGTCGGCTATGACGACGTCATGGTCGCGTCGCAGACCACCCCGCCGCTCACGACCATCCGGCAGGACGTTGCGCGCGGCGCGGCGCTGATGGTGGCGCTGTTGTTCGATCAGCTGGCCGGAACGCCCGCCGTATCGGCCTGCATGGCGCCACAACTGGTGCTGCGCGCGTCTGCCTGA
- a CDS encoding TonB-dependent receptor domain-containing protein, with product MKRQFQTFLLTSATLMVANPAQAQQQPDVAPQSATDAAAPVAPDDEIVVTAVARGQNRLNSSVTVSSLSSDDIAKAAPRSVAEIFRNLPGIRSESSGGEGNANISVRGLPVASGGAKFLQLQEDGLPVLEFGDITFGNADIFLRSDFNIGRVESVRGGSASTFASNAPGGVINMISKTGEQEGGAIQATAGIDYRDYRLDFDYGGRISDSLRYHIGGFYRQGEGPRKAGYDANKGGQIKANITKEFAGGYIRLYGKYLNDRAIGYLPNPVLVTGSNSNPKYQDLPGFSINGDTLHSRYFRDNVTLDGSNNPVTRDIRDGQHPVVYAVGLESQFELGDGWNVTERFRYSDVSGGFTSPFPSAVDTGSAIATALGGAGSRLSYANGPNAGQAFNGNNYLAQIVLFDVKINSLNNITNDLRVSRDFDTGLGKLTATAGFYKSRQTIATDWLWTAHLLEVTGGGNAALVNLTNAAGQSLTQNGTYGYGATFFGNCCRRSYDVDYNTNAPFASLSLATGALTLDGSLRYDFGSAKGTIAGADLGGGRIGVVSRDMNGNGVISVPETRVSVIPALTAPVDYSYEYLSYSFGANYRLADDVALFARYSRGARANADRLLFGPAVSTTTGNLTDSGAAVDFVKQLEGGVKYRNGGLTLNATAFHARTEEQNFEATTQTFFNRNYRAYGLELEGGYRTGRFSITAGGTYTDAKIASDVLNPAVVGNRPRRQAKFLYQVTPQYDAGIFTVGANVIGTSSSYAQDINQLKLPGYTQVNAFLTVKPMERVQLSLNANNLFDVKGFTEAEDAAIPANGIVRARSINGRTVSASVRFDF from the coding sequence ATGAAAAGGCAGTTCCAGACATTTCTACTGACGTCGGCGACCCTGATGGTGGCGAATCCCGCCCAGGCGCAGCAGCAGCCCGACGTCGCGCCCCAGTCCGCAACCGACGCAGCCGCCCCTGTCGCCCCCGACGATGAAATCGTCGTGACGGCGGTCGCGCGCGGTCAGAACCGGCTGAACAGCAGCGTCACCGTCAGTTCGCTCAGCAGCGACGACATCGCCAAGGCGGCCCCCCGCTCGGTCGCCGAAATCTTCCGCAACCTGCCCGGCATCCGCTCCGAATCCTCGGGCGGCGAAGGCAATGCCAATATCTCGGTCCGTGGCCTGCCGGTCGCATCGGGCGGCGCGAAATTCCTGCAATTGCAGGAGGATGGCCTGCCGGTTCTGGAATTTGGCGACATCACCTTTGGCAATGCCGACATCTTCCTGCGGTCGGACTTCAATATCGGCCGCGTCGAATCGGTGCGCGGCGGATCGGCCTCCACCTTCGCGTCCAATGCGCCTGGCGGCGTCATCAACATGATCTCCAAGACCGGCGAGCAGGAAGGCGGCGCCATCCAGGCGACGGCGGGCATCGACTATCGCGACTATCGCCTGGACTTCGACTATGGCGGCCGGATCAGCGACAGCCTGCGCTACCATATCGGCGGTTTCTACCGCCAGGGCGAAGGACCGCGCAAGGCGGGCTATGACGCCAACAAGGGCGGCCAGATCAAGGCGAACATCACCAAGGAATTTGCCGGCGGCTATATCCGTCTCTACGGCAAATATCTCAACGACCGCGCCATCGGCTACCTGCCCAACCCCGTGCTGGTGACGGGCAGCAACAGCAATCCCAAATATCAGGATCTGCCCGGTTTCAGCATCAATGGCGACACGCTGCATTCGCGCTATTTCCGCGACAATGTGACGCTGGACGGCAGCAACAACCCGGTCACCCGCGATATTCGCGATGGCCAGCATCCCGTCGTTTACGCCGTCGGCCTGGAATCGCAATTCGAACTGGGCGATGGCTGGAACGTCACTGAACGCTTCCGCTATTCGGACGTATCGGGCGGCTTCACCTCGCCCTTCCCCTCGGCGGTCGATACCGGATCGGCGATCGCGACCGCGTTGGGCGGCGCGGGATCGAGGCTGTCCTATGCCAATGGCCCCAATGCGGGTCAGGCGTTCAACGGCAATAATTATCTGGCGCAGATCGTGCTGTTCGACGTCAAGATCAACAGCCTGAACAACATCACCAACGACCTGCGCGTCAGCCGGGATTTCGATACCGGCCTAGGCAAGCTGACCGCGACGGCCGGCTTCTACAAGTCGCGCCAGACGATCGCCACCGACTGGCTGTGGACCGCGCACCTCCTCGAAGTAACCGGCGGTGGTAACGCGGCGCTCGTCAACCTGACCAATGCAGCGGGTCAGTCGCTTACGCAGAACGGCACCTATGGCTATGGCGCGACCTTCTTCGGCAATTGCTGCCGCCGCAGCTACGATGTCGACTATAACACCAACGCGCCCTTCGCGTCCTTGAGCCTGGCCACAGGCGCGCTGACCCTGGACGGCAGCCTGCGCTATGATTTCGGCAGCGCCAAGGGCACGATCGCAGGGGCGGACCTGGGCGGTGGGCGCATAGGCGTCGTCAGCCGCGACATGAACGGCAACGGGGTCATCTCCGTGCCCGAAACCAGGGTATCGGTTATCCCGGCGCTGACGGCACCGGTCGATTACAGCTATGAATATCTCTCCTACTCTTTCGGCGCCAATTATCGCCTGGCCGATGATGTCGCGCTGTTCGCACGCTACAGCCGGGGCGCTCGGGCCAATGCCGATCGACTGCTGTTCGGCCCGGCCGTCAGCACGACCACCGGCAATCTGACCGACAGCGGCGCGGCGGTCGATTTCGTCAAGCAACTGGAAGGCGGCGTCAAATATCGCAACGGCGGCCTGACGCTAAACGCCACCGCTTTCCACGCCAGGACCGAAGAACAGAATTTCGAGGCGACGACACAGACATTCTTCAACCGCAACTATCGCGCCTATGGCCTGGAACTGGAGGGCGGCTACCGCACCGGCCGGTTCAGCATCACGGCGGGCGGCACCTATACCGACGCCAAGATCGCCAGCGACGTACTGAACCCGGCAGTCGTGGGCAATCGTCCCCGCCGCCAGGCCAAATTCCTCTACCAGGTCACACCGCAATATGATGCGGGCATCTTCACTGTCGGCGCGAACGTCATCGGCACATCCAGCAGCTATGCGCAGGACATCAACCAGCTGAAGCTGCCCGGCTATACGCAGGTCAACGCCTTCCTGACGGTCAAGCCGATGGAGCGCGTCCAACTCTCGCTCAACGCCAACAACCTGTTCGACGTCAAGGGCTTCACCGAAGCGGAGGATGCCGCCATCCCCGCCAACGGCATCGTCCGCGCCCGCTCGATCAATGGTCGCACCGTCTCCGCCTCCGTCCGGTTCGACTTCTGA
- a CDS encoding glycoside hydrolase family 68 protein gives MTSHWTAAHVAGIDRATMACAPLIARPRPLIAGVDLWDYWPVQEEDGSQAQIAGGTLFILLSAPALLDPDARHGMARLRLMHRVGDAWHDLGLLFDHGFSPGSREWSGSAIVSPDHGHITLYYTVAGTRGEHALSFSQRLFETQASLSVEGDAITLSPWSTPIEMLVPDGIDYVRDMEGGGAIGTIKAFRDPAFFRDPADGASYVFFAASLAQSTSFWNGAVGMARRTPDGEWQLLPPLIAADGLNNELERPHVIVHDGRYYLFWSTQQKVFADDGPAGPNGLYGMTSDSLGGPWRPINGTGLAFANPPQAPFQAYSWFVLPDLTVQSFADMTGIAHVPTDPAEARRHFGGAPAPDLRLGIEGDRIWLA, from the coding sequence ATGACAAGCCACTGGACCGCCGCCCATGTCGCCGGGATCGACCGTGCGACCATGGCCTGCGCGCCGCTGATCGCCCGGCCCCGGCCCCTGATCGCGGGCGTCGACCTGTGGGATTATTGGCCGGTGCAGGAAGAGGACGGGTCGCAGGCGCAGATCGCAGGCGGCACCCTGTTCATCCTGCTCTCCGCCCCCGCGCTGCTGGACCCGGACGCGCGCCATGGTATGGCCCGGCTGCGCCTGATGCACCGGGTGGGCGACGCCTGGCACGACCTTGGCCTGTTGTTCGACCATGGCTTTTCGCCCGGCAGCCGCGAATGGTCGGGCTCGGCGATCGTGTCGCCCGACCATGGCCATATCACCCTCTATTATACCGTCGCGGGCACGCGGGGCGAACACGCGCTCAGCTTCAGCCAGCGCCTGTTCGAAACACAGGCCTCCTTGTCGGTGGAGGGCGACGCGATCACCCTGTCGCCCTGGTCGACGCCCATCGAAATGCTGGTCCCCGACGGCATCGACTATGTGCGCGATATGGAGGGCGGCGGGGCGATCGGCACGATCAAGGCGTTCCGCGATCCCGCCTTCTTCCGCGATCCCGCCGATGGTGCGTCCTATGTGTTCTTCGCCGCGTCGCTGGCGCAATCGACATCCTTCTGGAACGGCGCGGTCGGTATGGCGCGGCGCACTCCGGATGGCGAATGGCAACTGCTGCCGCCGTTGATCGCTGCCGATGGCCTGAACAACGAACTGGAACGGCCGCATGTGATTGTCCATGACGGGCGCTATTATCTCTTCTGGTCCACCCAGCAAAAGGTGTTTGCCGATGACGGCCCGGCCGGTCCCAATGGCCTTTATGGCATGACGTCCGACAGCTTGGGCGGACCATGGCGACCGATCAACGGCACCGGCCTTGCCTTCGCCAATCCGCCCCAGGCACCGTTCCAGGCCTATAGCTGGTTCGTACTGCCCGACCTCACCGTCCAGAGTTTTGCCGATATGACCGGCATCGCGCATGTCCCGACCGATCCCGCAGAAGCCCGTCGCCATTTCGGTGGCGCGCCCGCGCCCGACCTGCGGCTGGGGATAGAGGGAGATAGGATATGGCTGGCATGA